In one Sulfitobacter sp. LCG007 genomic region, the following are encoded:
- a CDS encoding VWA domain-containing protein, whose amino-acid sequence MFEFADPWFMLALPLPFAVARLWGQARSQDRALYVPDRIGAALLAAGGGGSQLLRVPLRAGLLAAAWVFLVLAAAGPRGLAPVDALKVSGRDLALVIDLSGSMVRDDFFLDGAPITRLDAVKRVGAEFARRRGGDRLALIVFGSEAYYATPFTFDVEAVAQRIEEAVIGISGRATNISDGLGLALKRMATSAAETRVVILLSDGVNNAGATNPRGVADLAASMGIRVHTIAMGPKDLETAEKGERGVVDAATLAAISDISGGETFRVRTTEDLEAVARALDRLEATDSDGLAAEVHADYWPWPAGASLLLLLAFAWREVA is encoded by the coding sequence TTGTTTGAATTCGCCGATCCCTGGTTCATGCTTGCCCTGCCGCTGCCCTTCGCCGTGGCACGGCTCTGGGGGCAGGCGCGCAGCCAGGATCGCGCCCTTTACGTGCCGGACCGCATCGGAGCGGCATTGCTGGCGGCCGGGGGCGGGGGGTCGCAGCTCTTGCGGGTGCCGTTGCGGGCGGGGCTGCTTGCCGCGGCATGGGTGTTTCTGGTGCTCGCTGCGGCGGGGCCAAGGGGTCTTGCCCCGGTCGATGCGCTGAAGGTGTCCGGGCGCGACCTGGCGCTCGTGATCGACCTGTCGGGGTCGATGGTGCGCGACGACTTCTTTCTCGACGGGGCGCCGATTACCCGGCTCGATGCGGTCAAGCGTGTCGGCGCCGAGTTCGCACGCCGCCGGGGCGGCGACCGGCTGGCGCTGATCGTCTTCGGGTCCGAGGCCTATTACGCGACACCATTCACCTTCGACGTCGAGGCGGTCGCGCAGCGCATCGAAGAGGCGGTGATCGGGATATCGGGCCGCGCCACGAACATTTCGGACGGGCTCGGGCTCGCGCTCAAGCGGATGGCAACGAGCGCGGCAGAGACGCGGGTCGTCATCCTGCTGTCGGACGGCGTCAACAACGCCGGGGCCACAAACCCGCGCGGGGTGGCCGATCTCGCCGCATCGATGGGAATCCGCGTCCATACCATCGCGATGGGTCCGAAGGATCTCGAGACCGCCGAGAAGGGCGAGCGCGGCGTGGTCGACGCCGCGACGCTGGCCGCCATCTCGGATATCTCGGGGGGCGAGACATTCCGGGTCAGAACCACCGAGGATCTCGAAGCGGTGGCGCGCGCGCTCGACCGTCTGGAAGCGACCGACAGCGACGGGCTCGCCGCCGAGGTCCATGCCGACTACTGGCCCTGGCCCGCAGGCGCTTCGCTCCTGCTGCTTCTGGCCTTCGCCTGGCGGGAAGTTGCATGA
- a CDS encoding VWA domain-containing protein has protein sequence MSWPEIVLLRPWWLLALPVLGLLTWLLWRRSGALGDWARAADPALLRAMERLGHVDRASDGNRMLLLFATSAALMVLGLAGPAVERRDTLSFRNLDGVIFAVDASASVTEDAGWEQLLLTGRFALSALGTRPGGIVVYAGDAYVASDLTNDHLQLGQTFSLIGPQTVPDPGSRPERALALAADRLETSGVIAGDVLLFTDGAGLGPASLLATERLAGLDARLSLVGLHGATPEMEAHARLGNGRVFAASEVEALGRFLSETAPTRLEMQQYPMIFWRDMGRYLLVAAMVPVCLLFRRGNA, from the coding sequence ATGAGCTGGCCAGAGATCGTGCTGCTGAGGCCCTGGTGGCTTCTGGCCCTCCCGGTGCTGGGTTTGCTGACCTGGCTGCTCTGGCGGCGAAGCGGTGCGCTTGGCGACTGGGCACGGGCGGCCGATCCTGCGCTGCTGCGCGCGATGGAGCGGCTTGGCCATGTGGACCGGGCTTCTGACGGCAATCGGATGCTCCTGCTTTTCGCAACGTCGGCGGCACTGATGGTTCTCGGCCTGGCGGGACCCGCCGTCGAGCGGCGCGATACCCTGTCCTTCCGAAATCTCGACGGCGTGATCTTCGCCGTGGATGCCTCGGCCAGCGTCACGGAGGATGCCGGCTGGGAGCAGTTGCTGCTGACCGGGCGCTTCGCTCTTTCCGCACTGGGAACCCGGCCGGGCGGTATCGTTGTCTATGCCGGGGATGCCTATGTCGCCTCGGACCTGACGAACGATCACCTGCAGCTCGGTCAGACCTTCTCGCTCATCGGGCCGCAGACCGTGCCGGACCCGGGATCGCGCCCCGAACGGGCGCTGGCGCTCGCGGCCGACCGGTTGGAGACCTCCGGCGTGATCGCGGGCGACGTGCTGCTGTTCACCGACGGCGCGGGGCTGGGCCCCGCCTCGCTTCTGGCAACCGAGCGGCTGGCCGGTCTCGATGCGCGCCTGTCGCTGGTGGGGCTGCACGGCGCGACGCCGGAGATGGAAGCGCATGCGCGTCTCGGCAATGGCCGTGTCTTCGCGGCGAGCGAGGTGGAGGCGCTTGGTCGCTTCCTGTCCGAGACTGCACCTACCAGGCTCGAGATGCAGCAGTATCCCATGATCTTCTGGCGCGACATGGGGCGTTATCTGCTGGTCGCCGCGATGGTGCCGGTCTGCCTCCTGTTCCGGAGGGGCAACGCATGA
- a CDS encoding response regulator, whose translation MHAMGCRTEPRALSSVLIVDDHPLYCDALTATLQRAFDRCDVLTATSLSETLAILDGGFEPDLVMLDLKLPDVTGISGFEQLRQRVRGTSILVISSLASHELVRELLDRGAMGFLPKESPASVLREAVQEVIEGRRYVPPAYRSIASGAGQRDEPCAYRSNPQLAALTPQQKRILKLISEGNPNKLIAYELDLAETTVKAHITALLRRLGVTNRTQAAVLVESMTAQAGNTPEVRAFLKN comes from the coding sequence ATGCATGCCATGGGATGCCGCACAGAGCCACGCGCGCTGTCGAGTGTGCTCATCGTGGACGATCATCCGCTTTACTGCGATGCGCTGACAGCGACATTGCAAAGGGCGTTCGATCGCTGCGATGTCCTCACCGCGACCAGCCTCAGCGAAACACTGGCCATTCTCGACGGGGGGTTTGAACCGGATCTGGTCATGCTCGACCTGAAGCTGCCCGACGTCACCGGCATTTCCGGGTTCGAGCAGCTCAGGCAGCGCGTCAGGGGCACCAGCATCCTGGTGATATCTTCGCTGGCCTCGCACGAGCTTGTCCGCGAACTGCTGGATCGCGGTGCCATGGGCTTCCTGCCGAAGGAGAGCCCCGCGTCCGTGCTGCGGGAGGCGGTGCAGGAGGTCATCGAGGGCCGGCGCTACGTGCCCCCCGCTTACCGCAGCATCGCAAGCGGTGCGGGCCAGCGCGACGAACCCTGCGCCTATCGCTCCAATCCGCAGCTTGCGGCGCTGACGCCGCAGCAGAAGCGCATTCTCAAGCTGATCTCGGAGGGCAATCCCAACAAGCTGATCGCCTACGAGCTCGACCTCGCGGAGACGACCGTGAAAGCCCATATCACCGCGCTGCTTCGCCGGCTCGGCGTCACCAACCGGACGCAGGCAGCGGTACTGGTGGAATCCATGACGGCCCAGGCGGGAAATACGCCCGAAGTGCGCGCTTTCCTCAAGAACTGA
- a CDS encoding FIST N-terminal domain-containing protein: MDGAAPRVSPRFLRVGRSALRDAESAVLEAVRAIDLCATRFVLVFLPETLDPHELSGLLSRHLDGVPFFGCTTAGQITGNGYEDDALLLLAFPKENFRCASLLLDTLAPFSETQVATRAKRLSNNFNTTAGWNRLGFLFTDGLSKQEDLLASTLDTVLGGFPIFGGSAGDGFRFEKTFLLCNGEIHCNAALLLLVETDLEFQGLGFDHFLPSGPQIVITDADPDERLVYEINGAPAAQEYADLVGCAVEDLSPQIFAEYPMLLRHNQRFYVRAVRNVTETDALSFLAAIDDGLILTLGRGKEIIETLEAGLDLCDRKGQAPDFILGFDCALRKLEIRQKQLDRRVSEIFRNHRVLGFNTYGEQQSGVHMNQTFVGVAFFEPEPRAITP, encoded by the coding sequence ATGGACGGCGCTGCACCCAGGGTGTCGCCACGGTTCCTCAGGGTCGGGCGGTCCGCATTGCGCGATGCCGAAAGCGCCGTGCTCGAGGCGGTGCGCGCGATCGACCTCTGCGCGACGCGCTTCGTGCTAGTCTTCCTGCCCGAGACGCTCGACCCGCATGAGCTCAGCGGCCTGCTGAGCCGGCACCTCGATGGGGTGCCCTTCTTCGGATGCACCACGGCAGGACAGATCACGGGCAACGGTTATGAAGACGATGCGCTGTTGCTGCTGGCCTTTCCGAAGGAGAATTTCCGTTGCGCCTCGCTTTTGCTCGACACGCTGGCGCCGTTCTCCGAAACCCAGGTCGCGACGCGGGCGAAGCGGCTGTCGAACAATTTCAACACCACCGCGGGCTGGAACCGTCTGGGCTTTCTCTTCACCGACGGGTTGTCCAAGCAGGAGGACCTTCTCGCCTCGACGCTCGATACCGTGCTGGGCGGGTTTCCCATCTTCGGAGGCTCGGCGGGCGACGGCTTCCGCTTCGAGAAGACCTTCCTGTTGTGCAATGGAGAGATCCACTGCAATGCCGCCCTGCTTCTGCTTGTCGAGACGGACCTCGAGTTCCAGGGGCTCGGTTTCGACCACTTCCTGCCCTCGGGTCCGCAGATCGTCATAACCGACGCCGATCCGGACGAGCGGCTGGTCTACGAGATCAACGGCGCGCCGGCGGCGCAGGAATATGCCGACCTCGTGGGCTGCGCCGTCGAGGACCTGTCGCCGCAGATCTTCGCCGAATATCCCATGCTTCTGCGCCACAACCAGCGTTTCTACGTACGTGCCGTAAGGAACGTGACCGAGACGGATGCCCTGTCGTTTCTGGCGGCGATCGATGACGGGCTCATCCTGACGCTGGGCCGCGGCAAGGAGATCATCGAGACTCTGGAAGCGGGGCTCGATCTCTGCGACCGCAAGGGCCAGGCGCCGGATTTCATTCTGGGATTCGACTGCGCGCTCCGCAAGCTCGAGATCCGGCAGAAGCAGCTGGACCGGCGCGTGTCCGAGATCTTCCGCAATCACCGCGTGCTCGGATTCAACACCTACGGAGAGCAGCAGTCCGGGGTTCACATGAACCAGACCTTCGTCGGCGTGGCCTTCTTCGAACCCGAACCCAGGGCGATCACGCCATGA
- a CDS encoding PAS-domain containing protein produces the protein MTLTGGTRDLPADVQIHRQEKIIRALIRRADRQNDIGTSAFRAFQSAIALQERVDAQTRDLKRAETELESVRYERERTRRSLVDALSSMADGFALFLDGQLHVTNDFFLSLLPDTSSLIAPGLGIEGFFDLISSSTEFVSSDRNLSDVAAALVQPRSSIAVVIGFRRDRWYNLNAQQTSDDNVLVLLTDITELVRRNRFEKETLIDFQKDYLKAVFQNMSSGVCTVAATGQVLMFNLKFQDLLGLGRNELTAGVHVDELFRSLMSRELIRADDIRVLLDWRDALGNREFVQHLVRRRDGQVINIHAYRLPDGGYVIELKDVTLEVRNTETLEERVRERTAELTKANDRLRSEYGEKARVEEQLRLAKERLEAAMSSKTRFLAAASHDLLQPINAAQLMISTLKEATRDTEFQQLVERLDGSFTSAEQLLRSLLDISRLESASPDDVSLGAVGLHAILAGIYSDQVLNAAQRQISLDFVPCSATVLSDPIYLLRSIQNLVVNAIQYTRPGGRVLVGCRRHGRTVELQVWDTGIGIPRREQKRVFEEFARAEGTALATGMGLGLSVVERACRLLGHKLSLRSKPGVGSVFSITMEVVDGPVKPEEPTSFLPESETRALDQIVLVIENDEDVLFATTQWLERAGAGVLPARCISEAVAFVNDMGMPPDIILADYQLDDGETGIDAITRIRDMADSDVPAIVITANRSESIRQVGTLKGVSFMTKPAKLSRLRRLIDWKTSDTYKGRK, from the coding sequence ATGACCCTGACCGGCGGCACGCGGGATCTGCCGGCGGACGTCCAGATCCATCGGCAGGAAAAGATCATCCGGGCGCTGATCCGCCGCGCTGACCGGCAGAACGACATCGGCACGTCGGCATTCCGGGCCTTCCAGTCCGCCATCGCCCTTCAGGAACGCGTCGATGCGCAGACACGCGACCTGAAGCGGGCTGAAACCGAACTCGAGAGCGTCCGATACGAGCGCGAAAGGACGCGCCGCAGCCTCGTCGATGCGCTTTCCTCGATGGCGGACGGCTTCGCGCTCTTCCTCGACGGGCAGCTTCACGTCACCAACGATTTCTTTCTCAGCCTGCTTCCCGACACATCGTCGCTGATCGCTCCGGGCCTTGGCATCGAAGGCTTCTTCGATCTGATCTCGAGCAGCACCGAGTTCGTGTCCTCGGACCGGAACCTGTCGGATGTCGCGGCGGCGCTCGTGCAGCCCCGCAGCAGCATCGCGGTGGTCATCGGCTTCCGGCGGGACCGCTGGTACAATCTGAACGCCCAGCAGACGTCGGATGACAACGTGCTGGTGCTGCTGACGGACATTACCGAACTGGTCCGGCGCAACCGGTTCGAGAAAGAGACGCTGATCGACTTCCAGAAGGATTACCTGAAGGCGGTCTTCCAGAACATGAGCTCGGGCGTCTGCACGGTCGCGGCAACCGGGCAGGTGCTGATGTTCAACCTGAAGTTTCAGGACCTGCTGGGTCTCGGCCGCAACGAGCTGACGGCGGGCGTGCATGTGGACGAGCTGTTCCGCAGCCTGATGTCGCGCGAACTGATCCGGGCGGATGACATCAGGGTGCTGCTCGACTGGCGCGACGCCCTCGGCAACCGCGAGTTCGTCCAGCATCTCGTGCGGCGGCGTGACGGACAGGTGATCAACATTCATGCCTACCGACTGCCGGACGGCGGCTACGTGATCGAGCTGAAGGACGTGACGCTCGAGGTGCGCAATACCGAAACACTGGAAGAGCGCGTCCGCGAGCGCACGGCGGAGCTGACGAAGGCCAACGACAGGCTTCGCAGCGAATATGGCGAAAAGGCACGGGTCGAGGAGCAGCTTCGTCTCGCCAAGGAGCGGCTCGAGGCGGCGATGTCTTCGAAGACACGCTTTCTTGCCGCGGCAAGCCACGATCTGCTGCAGCCGATCAACGCGGCGCAGCTGATGATATCCACCCTGAAGGAGGCGACCCGCGACACCGAATTCCAGCAGCTGGTCGAGCGGCTCGACGGCTCGTTCACCTCGGCCGAACAGCTGCTGAGGTCGCTGCTCGACATCTCGCGGCTGGAAAGCGCGAGCCCGGATGACGTGTCGCTGGGCGCGGTGGGCCTGCACGCCATCCTCGCCGGGATATACAGCGACCAGGTGCTGAACGCGGCGCAGCGCCAGATCTCGCTGGACTTCGTGCCCTGCTCGGCAACGGTCCTGTCCGACCCGATCTACCTGCTGCGCTCGATCCAGAACCTCGTCGTGAATGCGATACAGTACACCCGGCCGGGCGGGCGTGTGCTGGTCGGGTGCCGCCGGCACGGCCGCACCGTCGAACTGCAGGTATGGGATACCGGGATCGGCATCCCGCGTCGCGAGCAGAAACGCGTGTTCGAGGAATTCGCGCGGGCCGAGGGCACGGCGCTTGCCACGGGCATGGGGCTCGGCCTGTCTGTGGTCGAACGTGCGTGCCGCCTGCTTGGCCACAAGCTGTCGCTGCGCTCGAAACCCGGGGTGGGATCGGTCTTCTCGATCACGATGGAAGTGGTCGATGGCCCCGTGAAGCCAGAGGAGCCGACAAGCTTTCTTCCGGAGTCCGAGACCCGTGCCCTGGACCAGATCGTGCTGGTGATCGAGAATGACGAGGACGTGCTCTTCGCCACGACGCAATGGCTCGAGCGTGCGGGGGCGGGGGTTCTGCCGGCGCGCTGCATCTCTGAAGCGGTCGCCTTCGTCAACGACATGGGAATGCCGCCCGATATCATACTCGCCGACTACCAGCTCGACGATGGCGAGACGGGCATCGACGCGATAACGCGGATCCGCGACATGGCGGACAGCGACGTGCCCGCGATCGTGATCACCGCCAACCGCAGCGAAAGCATCCGTCAGGTGGGAACGCTCAAGGGTGTGTCCTTCATGACCAAACCCGCCAAGCTGTCGCGTCTGCGGCGGCTAATCGACTGGAAGACGAGCGATACCTACAAAGGTCGGAAGTGA
- a CDS encoding quinoprotein dehydrogenase-associated SoxYZ-like carrier, with protein sequence MKAGLVWGALFLTTVATAGFAGETIPNPLTESPTWDALRDDVLGEATVSDGSALLTLEAPYRANDAATVPLLLRQTDISPAITRATVVIDENPAPVAGEFTFSEGMAPLDFEIRVRVNQYSNVRVIARTEDGLFMTGRFVKASGGCSAPATRDPASALAAMGEMKLRSFDEPAMSTARREAQIMIRHPNYSGLQRDQVTHLFINAHFIDHLEVYQGEELLFTMEGGISISENPVFRFGYNDNGSETFTIHATDTEGNRFERTLPKEPVS encoded by the coding sequence ATGAAGGCGGGTCTTGTATGGGGAGCCTTGTTTCTCACAACCGTTGCCACGGCCGGTTTCGCAGGGGAGACGATACCAAATCCTCTGACCGAAAGTCCGACCTGGGACGCGCTGCGCGACGATGTGCTGGGAGAGGCGACGGTGTCGGACGGGAGCGCGCTGCTGACGCTCGAAGCGCCTTACCGCGCCAATGATGCCGCGACGGTTCCGCTCCTGCTCAGGCAGACCGACATCTCGCCCGCCATCACAAGGGCGACCGTCGTCATAGACGAGAACCCCGCGCCCGTTGCCGGAGAGTTCACCTTCTCCGAGGGGATGGCCCCGCTCGATTTCGAGATCCGGGTGCGTGTGAACCAGTATTCCAACGTCCGGGTGATCGCCCGAACCGAAGACGGGCTTTTCATGACGGGCCGCTTCGTGAAGGCATCCGGCGGCTGCTCGGCCCCCGCGACCCGCGACCCCGCATCGGCGCTGGCCGCGATGGGAGAGATGAAGCTCAGGAGCTTTGACGAACCCGCGATGAGCACGGCGCGGCGCGAGGCGCAGATCATGATACGGCACCCCAACTACTCGGGGCTGCAGCGCGATCAGGTCACGCATCTCTTCATCAATGCGCATTTCATCGACCATCTCGAGGTATACCAGGGCGAGGAACTGCTTTTCACGATGGAGGGGGGCATCTCGATCTCCGAGAACCCGGTGTTCCGTTTCGGCTACAACGACAACGGATCGGAAACCTTCACCATTCATGCGACCGATACCGAAGGCAATCGTTTCGAGCGGACGCTGCCCAAGGAACCCGTGTCCTGA
- a CDS encoding quinoprotein relay system zinc metallohydrolase 2 yields MFEAVIVVCLGLAGPPCRDQLVAGYEAPDRAGCENLLGTDPPPVPEGQTPLCKPAGQALPVVEVAEGVFVHQGHIEEPDVVNAGDVANIGFVIGSDSVAVIDTGSARWIGEALWRSIRRRTDLPVSHVILTHMHPDHVFGTEVFVEAGAEVVGHANLSRDLSDRAGNYLESLAREIGADAFLGTRSPEVTVAVGQVLTLDLGGRALELRAWPPAHTGCDLTVLDRRSGTMFAGDLVFDGHIPALDGSLRGWQRVLGELRAMEIARVVPGHGNAALDWPDGSQDLLRYLDVLESDTRAALDRGQRMGDAVRTIAAGEAGHWQLFEAYNARNATVAFTELEWE; encoded by the coding sequence ATGTTCGAGGCCGTGATCGTCGTGTGTCTGGGGCTCGCGGGTCCGCCCTGTCGCGACCAGCTCGTGGCGGGCTACGAGGCGCCTGACAGGGCGGGCTGCGAGAACCTGCTTGGCACCGATCCACCCCCTGTTCCTGAGGGCCAGACGCCGCTCTGCAAGCCCGCAGGACAGGCGCTGCCCGTCGTCGAGGTGGCCGAAGGCGTTTTCGTCCATCAGGGCCACATCGAAGAACCGGACGTCGTCAACGCCGGGGATGTCGCCAACATCGGTTTCGTGATCGGGTCCGACAGCGTGGCGGTGATCGACACGGGCTCGGCCCGCTGGATCGGCGAGGCGCTGTGGCGCAGCATCCGGCGGCGTACGGACCTGCCGGTAAGCCACGTGATCCTGACCCACATGCACCCCGACCACGTCTTCGGAACGGAGGTATTCGTCGAGGCGGGGGCAGAGGTGGTAGGCCACGCGAACCTGTCGCGCGACCTGTCCGACCGGGCCGGCAACTACCTCGAAAGCCTCGCGCGAGAGATCGGGGCGGATGCCTTCCTCGGCACGCGCTCCCCGGAGGTCACGGTTGCGGTCGGCCAGGTTCTGACGCTCGATCTGGGAGGGCGCGCACTTGAACTGAGGGCCTGGCCCCCGGCGCATACCGGTTGCGATCTGACGGTCCTCGACAGGCGCAGCGGAACGATGTTCGCGGGCGATCTGGTCTTTGACGGTCACATTCCCGCGCTCGACGGCAGCCTGCGGGGGTGGCAGCGCGTGCTGGGAGAGCTTCGGGCGATGGAGATCGCGCGGGTGGTGCCGGGCCACGGGAATGCGGCGCTGGACTGGCCCGACGGGTCGCAGGACCTCCTGCGCTATCTGGACGTTCTGGAGTCGGACACGCGCGCCGCGCTCGACCGAGGCCAACGCATGGGCGATGCGGTCAGGACCATCGCGGCGGGCGAGGCCGGACACTGGCAGCTTTTCGAAGCCTACAACGCCCGCAATGCCACCGTGGCCTTCACCGAACTGGAATGGGAATAG
- a CDS encoding S-(hydroxymethyl)glutathione dehydrogenase/class III alcohol dehydrogenase yields the protein MKTRAAVALEAGKALEVMEVNLDGPKAGEVLVEIKATGICHTDEFTRSGADPEGLFPSILGHEGAGVVLEVGEGVTTLKPGDHVIPLYTPECRQCHSCLSGKTNLCTAIRNTQGKGLMPDGTTRFSMLDGTPIHHYMGCSTFANHTVMPEIALAKVREDAPFDKICYIGCGVTTGIGAVINTAGVEIGATAAVFGLGGIGLNVIQGLRMAGADMIIGVDLNDGKEEMARKFGMTHFVNPSKVESTVQAIVDLTKRGADQIGGVDYSFDATGNVKVMREALECSHRGWGVSVIIGVAPAGAEIATRPFQLVTGRVWKGTAFGGAKGRTDVPKFVDWYMDGKIEIDPMITHKLTLDEINRGFDLMHEGKSIRAVVEF from the coding sequence ATGAAGACGCGCGCGGCGGTTGCGCTCGAGGCTGGCAAGGCGCTCGAGGTCATGGAGGTGAACCTTGACGGTCCGAAGGCCGGCGAGGTTCTGGTCGAGATCAAGGCGACGGGGATCTGTCACACGGACGAGTTCACGCGTTCCGGGGCGGATCCGGAGGGTCTTTTCCCGTCGATCCTGGGCCATGAGGGGGCGGGTGTCGTGCTCGAGGTGGGCGAGGGCGTCACGACGCTGAAGCCCGGGGACCACGTCATCCCGCTCTATACCCCCGAATGCCGGCAGTGCCACTCGTGCCTGTCGGGCAAGACCAACCTCTGCACCGCGATCCGCAACACGCAGGGCAAGGGGCTGATGCCGGACGGGACGACGCGGTTCTCGATGCTCGACGGCACGCCGATCCATCACTACATGGGCTGCTCGACCTTCGCCAATCACACGGTGATGCCCGAGATCGCGCTGGCCAAGGTGCGCGAGGACGCGCCCTTCGACAAGATCTGCTACATCGGCTGCGGCGTGACCACGGGGATCGGGGCGGTGATCAACACGGCGGGCGTCGAGATCGGGGCGACGGCGGCGGTCTTCGGGCTGGGCGGCATCGGGCTCAACGTGATCCAGGGCCTGCGCATGGCGGGCGCGGACATGATCATCGGCGTGGACCTGAACGACGGCAAGGAGGAGATGGCCCGCAAGTTCGGCATGACGCATTTCGTGAACCCCTCGAAGGTCGAGAGCACGGTGCAGGCGATCGTGGACCTGACGAAGCGCGGCGCGGACCAGATCGGGGGCGTGGACTATTCCTTCGACGCGACGGGCAACGTGAAGGTGATGCGCGAGGCGCTGGAATGCTCGCACCGGGGCTGGGGGGTTTCGGTGATCATCGGGGTGGCGCCGGCGGGTGCCGAGATCGCGACGCGCCCGTTCCAGCTGGTGACGGGTCGGGTCTGGAAGGGCACGGCCTTCGGCGGGGCGAAGGGACGCACGGACGTGCCGAAGTTCGTGGACTGGTACATGGACGGCAAGATCGAGATCGACCCGATGATCACCCACAAGCTGACCCTCGACGAGATCAACCGCGGCTTCGATCTCATGCACGAAGGAAAGTCCATCCGCGCCGTCGTGGAGTTCTGA
- the fghA gene encoding S-formylglutathione hydrolase: MDLEVVSENRSFGGVQSVYRHSSNACGCEMTFGAYLPPQAATGPVPVLWYLSGLTCTHENAMTKGGLQEHAARHGLALIFPDTSPRGDAVADDEAYDLGKGAGFYVNATQSPWSSHYRMHDYIVNELREAVVSNLPVQDRHGITGHSMGGHGAMTIAMRNAELYESLSAFAPISHPTRSDWGRKQLSAYLGSDESTWAEHDATLLVEEHGWKGDILIDQGASDQFLDLLKPEELAAAMTRRRQPGQIRMQPGYDHSYFFVSTFAGDHVAWHAERLN; the protein is encoded by the coding sequence ATGGATCTCGAGGTCGTAAGCGAGAACCGGAGCTTCGGGGGGGTTCAGTCGGTCTACCGGCACAGCTCGAACGCCTGCGGATGCGAGATGACCTTCGGGGCCTATCTGCCGCCGCAGGCCGCGACCGGGCCGGTGCCCGTGCTGTGGTATCTGTCGGGGCTGACCTGCACCCATGAGAACGCGATGACGAAGGGTGGATTGCAGGAGCATGCGGCGAGGCACGGGCTCGCCCTCATCTTCCCGGACACATCCCCGCGCGGCGACGCGGTCGCGGATGACGAGGCCTATGACCTCGGAAAGGGCGCCGGCTTCTACGTCAACGCCACGCAGTCGCCCTGGTCCTCGCATTACCGCATGCATGACTACATCGTGAACGAGCTGCGTGAAGCCGTTGTCAGCAACCTCCCGGTACAGGATCGTCATGGAATAACGGGACATTCCATGGGCGGTCATGGTGCGATGACGATTGCCATGCGCAACGCTGAGTTGTATGAATCACTCTCGGCCTTCGCGCCGATCTCGCATCCCACGCGGTCGGACTGGGGCCGCAAACAGCTGTCCGCCTATCTGGGCAGCGACGAGAGCACATGGGCCGAACATGACGCGACCCTGCTGGTGGAGGAACATGGCTGGAAGGGCGACATACTGATCGACCAGGGGGCCTCGGACCAGTTCCTGGACCTGCTGAAGCCCGAAGAACTCGCGGCGGCGATGACCCGGCGCCGGCAACCCGGACAGATCCGCATGCAGCCGGGTTACGACCACTCGTATTTCTTCGTGAGCACTTTCGCGGGTGATCACGTTGCCTGGCACGCCGAGCGACTGAACTGA
- a CDS encoding c-type cytochrome: protein MYPRLLSALAIATLPLAALAQSPVEGDAAAGEKVFRKCMACHAAGEGAENKVGPQLNGVVGRPVASVEDFSYSDALVKLGEEGKTWTPEELDAFLTKPRDYAKGTKMSFAGLRKEDERADVIAYLATFQGEGS from the coding sequence ATGTATCCAAGACTGTTATCGGCCCTGGCGATCGCAACGTTGCCTCTTGCCGCACTCGCGCAAAGCCCCGTCGAGGGCGATGCCGCGGCGGGCGAAAAGGTATTCAGGAAATGCATGGCCTGCCATGCGGCAGGCGAGGGTGCCGAGAACAAGGTCGGGCCGCAGCTGAATGGCGTCGTCGGCCGGCCAGTCGCCTCGGTCGAGGACTTTTCCTATTCGGACGCGCTGGTGAAGCTCGGGGAGGAGGGCAAGACCTGGACCCCCGAGGAGCTGGACGCTTTCCTGACGAAGCCCCGCGACTATGCGAAGGGCACGAAGATGAGTTTCGCGGGCCTGCGCAAGGAGGATGAGCGGGCCGACGTGATCG